From the Aquirufa lenticrescens genome, the window AAGAATATCTTCCTTACCCGCCACAACTTCGTCAATATAGGGCTTAATGTCTTCGTATTCGAAGATGGGTACATTAGAGCGGTAGTCGAGGTAGTTCTTGATTTTGGAGAAGGAGTGCCCTCGCCCGAAAAGGGTTTTCTCCGCCTTTGCCACCATCTGCTTTAACCAAAAGTCTTGGCGCTCAAAGGCCTGCTGTTGGCTCAAGCGGTACTTTTTAACGACACGGGCCGCTAGAGGTTTGGCAAAAAAGGAACGAATACCCATCGCTACACTATTTAAATATGCCTTTCGGATCCGGCATTTTGGCAGCTAACAGCGAACCAAAATTCAAGTCCAATTGCAAAATATCAGCCATGCGAGCTTCGTGGAAATAGGTCCACGCTAACTCGTAATTCTCTTTATAATACGCCACCTGGCAGCGCTTCATCCACGCATTCGCGTTCTTCGGATCCTGTGCCAGGGCATGCTTTAATTCCGTTTCTACTTCGTCCAAAGTTCCACAATCCTGGCCTTTTTGGTAACAATCTAACTTCACTATCGCATAATCCACACGCATCATCGACTGTGTAGAATCAAGCTCTAAACCTTTGTTTAACAGGCGAATAGCGAGATCGTTGTCCCCTCTTTGGAACGAAATAACCCCTAATCCCCAAAACGCATCCACGCAATTCGGGTCAAGCGCACTAATCAAATTAAAGCGGTAAGTCGCGGTGTCTAAACGAGCAGAGGCAATATATTCCCAAGCGCGTTCCGCGAAAAAAGCCACGGCTTCAGCTCTCGAGCCAAAAGAGGCATCGCAGCTCGCCACGAACTCATTTAACTCTTTTTGATCGGCTTTCGACAGTGGTTTTGAACCATACAAAACTTCGTACTTCGCTGCGCGAACGGGTTTTACAGGCGCCGCGACCGCTTCACTCTTTGCGGGCTTAGTCTGCGAAAACGCTGTGAAACCAGCCATCGAAATCAAACACAATAACAGAACTCTCTTCATAATCACAAAACTAACGTTTCTTTTTATTGGACGCTGCGCCAGGACGGAATTTTGCATTCTTACCTGGGCGGTTATTTCGGACAATAGGCTTAGGGCCTTGAACGGCGCCGCCTTTGGGTCCAGCTTTAGTAACGGCTTTTTTCTGGGGCACTTTCTTGCCTGCCGCTTTGGCCTTAATCACCCATTTCTTATCGTGGAACGCACCCTTAAAGTCCGGATCCTCGCGTTTGCGCTGATCATCGACCGCGCGTAACATATCTTGTTGCTCTAAAAACGGCGTTTCTTCGATCTTAATTCCTTCCGGCAGCTGTTCGATTTCGATCTTCTGCTGAATGATCTCCTCGATCTTCGTCCAGTGGTAGCTTTCCGCTAACGTAATAAAGGTAATCGACTCCCCTATCTCCTCTGCACGTCCCGTACGGCCGATTCGGTGGACATAATCCTCATAAATCAAAGGCACATCGAAGTTGATCACGTGAGAAACTTTCGGGATATCGATCCCGCGTGCCGCCACATCCGTGGTCACCAAAACGCGCACATTTCCCTCGCGGAATTGGGCCA encodes:
- a CDS encoding tetratricopeptide repeat protein, whose amino-acid sequence is MKRVLLLCLISMAGFTAFSQTKPAKSEAVAAPVKPVRAAKYEVLYGSKPLSKADQKELNEFVASCDASFGSRAEAVAFFAERAWEYIASARLDTATYRFNLISALDPNCVDAFWGLGVISFQRGDNDLAIRLLNKGLELDSTQSMMRVDYAIVKLDCYQKGQDCGTLDEVETELKHALAQDPKNANAWMKRCQVAYYKENYELAWTYFHEARMADILQLDLNFGSLLAAKMPDPKGIFK